Part of the Mycolicibacterium mageritense genome is shown below.
CCGTTCGCCGAGGATCCACAGGTCACCGTCGGCGGCCAGGCGGTCACAGCCAAGCCGCTGGAGTTCACCATCGGCACCGCACCCGAGGGCGTGTCGGGCCCGCTCGTGGCGGCCAAGGTCGAAGACTCCCCGGGCTGTGAGGCTGCCGACTACGACGGTCTGCCGGTGGCGGGCGCTGTGGTGCTCGTCGACCGCGGCAGCTGTCAGTTCTCGGCCAAACAGGCCGCCGCCGCCGAACGCGGTGCCGTCGGGCTGATCGTCGCCAACAACATGGACGGCGACGAGATGGGTGGCACGCTGGGGCGGACCACTGACGTCAAGATTCCCGTCGTCAGTGTCACCAAGGCCGACGGCGCGCGGCTGCGCGCGAACCCCGGGCCGGTCACCATCAAGCTCAATGCCGGGGTCCGCACCGAGCACACCCGCAACGTGATCGCTCAGACCAAGACCGGGTCCACGTCGGACGTGGTCATGGTGGGCGCGCACCTCGACAGCGTGCCCGAGGGGCCGGGCATCAACGACAACGGCTCCGGCGTGGCGGCCGTGCTGGAAACGGCTGTGCAGCTTGGCAGTTCGCCCGACGTGAAGAACGCGGTCCGGTTCGGGTTCTGGGGCGCCGAGGAGGAGGGCCTGCTCGGGTCGGCCAACTATGTGCAGTCCCTGGACGTCGAGGCACTCAAGGACATCGCGTTGTACCTGAACTTCGACATGCTGGGCTCACCCAACCCGGGCTACTTCACCTACGACGGCGATCAGTCCGCGCCGCCGGATCCTCGGGGGGCCCCGCGCGTTCCGGAAGGCTCCGCGGGCATCGAGCGCATGCTCGCGGCCTACCTGGCCGACGCCGGAAAGATGCCGCAGGACACCAGTTTCGACGGACGGTCCGACTACGACGGATTCACCATGGCGGGGATACCCGCGGGCGGCCTGTTCTCCGGTGCCGAGGACAAGATGTCCGAGGAGGAGGCGGACCTCTGGGACGGTGAGGCCGATCAGCCGTTCGACCCGAACTACCACAAGAGCACCGACACCCTCGACCATGTCGACCGCGACGCCCTGGAGATCCACGGTGGCGGGGTGGCCTTCGCGGTCGGTCTGTACGCTCAGGATCAGCGGGGCCGCAACGGTATACCGATTCGTTCCGACCGCACTCGTCACCGGGTCACGCCCGAGTGAGCGCGCGTTGGCTCGCCGCGCTGGCCGCGGTGGTACTCGCCGGATGTTCGACAACCGCGCAAACCCCCGTGGATCCGCACGATCTGGCAGGCAAGATCACCGTGGACGCGATGTTCGCGCATCTGCGGAAGTTCCAGGAGATTGCCGACGCGCATGACGGAAACCGTGGGCAGGGCACACCCGGCTATGACGCGAGCCTCGACTACGTGTCACAACAACTGCGGGACAAGGGTTTCGACGTCGAGACACCCGAGTTCGAACGGCTCGGCACCATGCGTGGTGGCAACCCCGGCCTGACCATCGGCGGCCGCCGTTATCAGGTGGACCAGGCGTCGCTGCTGCTGACCACTCCGCCCGGTGGCCTCAAGGCGCCGACCTTGCGTCCGGACAAGGCCGCTGGCTGCGCGCGGGCGGACTACGGCGACATGAAGATGGCCGGTGCGATCGCCGTGGTCGACGACACGGGGTGTTCGGTTGGTGTCAAACAGGATACGGCCGTCGCCGAGGGGGCCGTCGGGTTGCTCGTGGTGAGCACCGAGCGACCCGCGCCTGCGGGGCTTTTCAACCAGGGCTACTACCGGCAGCTCACCGTGCCCGTCGGCATCATCGACAAGGACGCGGACGCGGCGTTGCGCCGCACCACCGCGCCGGTCCAGTTGGTTCTCGACTCGCGAGCCGAACTGGTGAAGGGGCGAAGCCTGGTGGCGCAGACCAAGACCGGTTCGACCTCCGACGTCGTCGTGGTCGGGGCACACCTGGACAGCATCGCCGCGGGCCCCGGCATCAACGACAACGGCTCCGGGGTGGCCGCGGTGCTGGAAACCGCTCTGCAACTGGGCAGTTCACCTCAAATCAAGAACGCCGTGCGGTTCGCGTTCTGGGGCGCCGAGGAGACCGGGCTGGAGGGGGCGACGCAGTATGTCCGCGACCTGTCGCCCGAGGAACGTTCCGACATCGCGCTGTACCTGAACTTCGACATGCTGGGCTCGATCAACACCGGCTACTTCACGTACGACGGCGATCAGTCCGCGCAGATCAAGCCCGCCAAACCGGCGCCCGAGGGGTCGGCGGGCATCGAACGCACCCTCGCCGGCTACCTCAACCTGGCCGGGGTGCGGCCGGCGGACATGCCGCTCGGCGATGCCACCGATTACAGCCCCTTCCTGGCCGCGGGTGTGCCGGTGGGCGGAGCGACCACCGGGTCGTCGCAACGGAAAACCGAAGTGCAGGCCCGGCTGTGGGGCGGCAAACCCGGCGTGGCGTTCGATCCGAACTATCACACGCCCCGCGACACGATCGACAACGTCGATGCGCACGCCATGTCGGTGATGGGGCCCGCCGTCGCGTTCGCCGTCGGCAGCTATGCACAGTCGATCGAGGGTGCCAACGGAGTTCCGCCTCGCGACAAACGCCACCCCAACTGATCGCCGCGGCAATGTAATGCGAAACACACCCGGGATTGACAGGGAACGGTTGAACCCCGAGACGTAGCTCCCCGTATGAGGGGTATGGGAATTAACCTCGCGAGAATGCCCAGCCCCAGCACAATTGCCGGTGTCCACGGCGTGGTGCCGCCCAATCGATATACCCAGGACGAGGTCACGCAGGCCCTGCTTGACCTGCCCGGATACGCCGAATATGAAGACGTCGTGCGGGCATTGCACAAAAGTGCGAAAGTGAACAGCAGGTATCTCGTCAGGCCGATTGAGGAATACGCCCGGCTCAGTGATTTCGGCGAGACCAACGACTTGTTCATCGAACATGCGACCGACCTCGGCTGTGAGGCGCTGATCGGGGCGCTCGATGAGGCCGGACTGCGCCCGGAGGACGTCGACCTCATCGTCACCACCACCGTGACCGGTGCCGTGGTGCCTTCCCTGGACGCGCGCATCGCGGGTCGGGTCGGCCTGCGCCCCGATGTGCGGCGCATCCCGATCTTCGGGCTCGGTTGTGTCGCGGGCGCGGCGGGGATCGCCCGGCTCAACGATTACCTGCGCGGCGCGCCGGACAAGGTCGCGGTGCTGGTGTCGGTCGAGCTGTGTTCACTGACCCGCAAACACAACCCGTCCATGCCCACGTTGGTCGCCGGCGCGCTTTTCGGTGACGGTGCATCGGCGGTGGTCGCGGTCGGCGCGCATCGCGCGCAGCAACTGGATCCCAGCGGGCCCGACGTGCTCGACTCGTGCAGCCACCTGTACCCCGACTCGCTGCACGCCATGGGTTGGGACATCGGCACCGACGGGTTCGAGATCGTGCTGAGTGCCGAAGTGCCGAGCTTCGTGGGGCGCTACCTCGGTGACGACGTCACGGGTTTCCTTGGTACGCACGGTCTCACGGTCGCCGACGTGGGGGCGTGGGTGAGCCACCCCGGCGGGCCGAAGGTGATCGAGGCGATCATCGACACCCTCGGACTGCCGAGTGACGCCCTTGACCTGACCTGGCAATCGCTGGCCGAAGTGGGCAATCTGTCGTCTTCGTCGGTGCTGCACGTGCTGCGGGACACCATCCGCAAGCGGCCCCCGCCCGGCAGTCCCGGTGTGCTGATGGCGATGGGGCCGGGTTTCTGCTCCGAACTCGTTCTGCTGCGTTGGCGTTGAGGCCTGTGAAGGGATTCACCGCGTTGATCGCCGCCGTCGCCGCCGAGCGGCTGGTTGAGTTGGTGGTGTCCAAACGCAACCTGGACTGGAGTAAGGCCAACGGCGGCAAGGAGTTCGGCGCCGGCCACTATCCGGTGATGGTGGCCCTGCATACCGGGCTGCTCGTGGGCGCGGTGGTCGAGGCCCGCCGCCGCCGGTTCCGGCCGGTGGTGGGCCTCCCGATGCTCGCGGTCGTACTGGCCGCGCAGGGCCTGCGCTGGTGGTGCATCAGAACCCTTGGCCGGCAGTGGAATACCCGGGTTGTGGTGGTGCCCGGTGCGTCGCGCGTCGTGGACGGGCCGTACCGCGTGGTCCCACATCCCAACTACGTGGCAGTGGTGACGGAAGGTGCCGCGCTGCCGCTCGTGGGCGGCGCGTGGATCACGGCGCTGGTGTTCACCGTGGCCAACGCCGCATTGCTGCGAACCCGGATCCGGGTGGAAAACGAGGCACTGCAGGGCTTGACGTGATTGATCTACTCGTCGCGGGAGGCGGTCCGGCCGGGCTGGCCACCGCGGTGCATGCGGCGCGAGCCGGTCTTGAGGTGGTCGTCGTGGAGCATCGTCGCGGCCCGATCGACAAGGCCTGCGGCGAGGGGCTCATGCCGCATTCGGTCCGTCAGTTGGAGCGGCTCGGCGCGAACCCCGACGGGCGTGCCTTTCACGGCATCCGGTACCTCGACGGCCGCCGGGCCGCCGAGGCCCGGTTCCGCGACGGCGCCGGCCGCGGCGTGCGCCGCACGGTGTTGCATGCGGCGCTCACGGCAGCGGCCGAGGATGCCGGGGTCCGGATCGAACGTGGCGAGGTCGGGGAGGTAACGCAGGATTCGACATCGGTGAGCGCAGCGGGTTTCCGGGCCCGCTACCTTGCTGCCGCGGACGGCCTGCACTCACCGATCCGCCGGGCGCTGGGACTCGCGCAGGGGGAGTCGCGGCGGCGGCGCTGGGGGATCCGGCGCCACGTGCAGATCGCGCCGTGGTCGGACTGCGTCGAGGTGTACTGGGCACACGACACCGAGGCGTATGTGACACCCGTGAGCGACGACTGCGTGGGCGTGGCGATCCTCAAGTCCACCCGCGGTGGCTTCACCGAACACGTCAAACAATTCCCCGAGTTGGTGGAGCGGATCGACGGCCTGCCGCACGGTGCCGACCGAGCGGCCGGCCCACTGCGGCAGAAGGTGCGCAACCGCACGGCAGGGCGCGTGATGCTGGTCGGCGACGCCGCGGGATACATCGATGCGCTCACCGGCGAGGGCATGGGGCTCGCGTTCGGCGCCGCCGAGTTGCTGGTCGGATGTGTGCTGGCCGATCGTCCGGGCGACTACGACCGGCAGTGGCGTGCGATGACCCGGCGGTACCGGTTCCTGACCGCTGCCCTGTTGCACGCGAGCGCAATTCGCCCTGTGCGCGCGTGCATCACCCCGTTGTCGGCGGCGTTGCCTGCGGTGTTCTCACAGGTGGTGAACGCGCTCGGGGAGTAGCTCGCGTTCGGCGAACCGCATGGCGATCTCACGGGCCTTGACCGCGTCGAGTTCGGGATCCTTCGTGGCCAGCTGGATCCACAGGCCGTCGAGCAGCGCAGCGAACTGGACTGCGAATTCGTTGGTGGCCGTGCATCGTTCGGTCAGCGCACCCTCGACGGCGTATGCGATGAGATTGCGCCACCCGAGGTTCATGTCAGCGCGGTAGGCGTCGCAGCGCAAGGCTTGGGCCCACATCTCAAGGCGTAGCGCCCCGGCCCGGCCTGCGGGCATGCAGATCCAGGTGACCAGAAGCGAAAGCCGGTCCCGCAGTGCGGGTACCGTGTCGAGTTGCCGTTGGGCGTGTTGATAGAACATGTCCTGGGCGAAGCTCAACGCCGAGATCAGCAGCTTCTCCCGGGTGCCGAAGTAGTAGATCACCAACGCCGCACTCACCCCGGCACGGTGCGCGATGTCGGCGACCCGGGCGTCGGCGAAGCCCCGCTCACCGAGGAGCTCGGCCGCCGCGCGCAGGATTGCCGACCGGCGCCGCTCGTTGTGTGAGGTGGCGTTGGCGGGGTCGGCCATGGCGTGGCAGCCTAACAGTTACGCAGGCTGATTTGGGGCCTTGCGGTGCCGCAGCCCGCCGAGGTACTCCAGCAATCGCATGCCGTGAAAGATCACCAACGCGGCGATCGAGCCCAGGGCGATCCCGGTGAATGTCAACTGCCCTGCCTGCCAGGTGAAATCGGCAATGCCGATGATGAGCGGGATCGCGGCCGTCATCTGGTTGACGGGGCGGGAGAAGTCGACGTGGTTGGTCAGCCAGATGCGGACGCCGAGGATGCCGACAAGTCCGTAGAGCACCACGGTGGCGCCGCCCAGCACCCCGGCCGGGATCGCCGAGATGGCGGCACCGACCTTGGGACACAACGACAATGCGATGGCCACCGTGGCGGCCACCCAGTAGGCAGCGGTCGAGTAGACCCGAGTGGCCGCCATGACGCCGATGTTCTCGGCATAGGTGGTGGTGGCCGATCCGCCTCCGGCGCCGGCAAGCACCGTGGCCACGCCGTCGGCGGCCAGTGCCCGGCCGACAAGCGGATCCATGTCGGTGCCCGTCATCTGGCCGACCGATTTCACGTGTCCGATGTTCTCGGCGATCAACGCGATGACCGCGGGAAGGAACAGCGGCAGGACCGCAATGGTGAACGTCGGCGTCTGGAACTCGGGCAGGCCCAGCCAGGGCGCGGCGGCGATCGCCGCGGTGTCCACATCGCCGAGAGCCAGTGCGAGTAGGTATCCGATCACCACTGCGGCGAAGATCGCGAGGCGGCCGATGATTCCGCGGAAGAACGCCAGCGTGCCGATCAGCAGAACCAGTGTCACGAGGCCGACGAGTGGTCCTTTCTCGAAGTTGGCCTTCGCGGCAGGCGCGAGGTTGAAACCGATGAGCGCGACGATCGCCCCCGTCACGATCGGCGGCAGGGTGAGGTCGATCCATCGGGTGCCGACCAGGTGCACGATCGCGCCGATGAGGATCAGCAACAGGCCCACGGCGATCAGGCCGCCCAGCGCACTGCCGGTGCCGTTGGAGGCGACTGCCGCGGTCACCGGGGCGATCACCGAGAAGCTCGATCCGAGGTAGCTCGGCAGCCGGTTGCCGGTGATGACGAGGAACAGGATGGTGCCGATCCCGGAGAACAGCAGCGTGGTCGCGGGTGGGAACCCCGTGAGCACGGGCACCAGGAACGTCGCCCCGAACATCGCCACCACGTGCTGCGCGCCGATGCCGATGGTGCGGGGCCAGTCCAGCCGTTCTCCGGGAGCGACGACGAAATCGTCTTCGGCGCGAGCTTCGACATACTTCCAACTCAGCAGGGTCACGAGTGTTGACTGAACACCATGAGCGATCGTCGCGCACCCCAAACGTGGGCGCCGGGCCTGACGCAGTTGCTGGCCTATCAGCGGTCGTGGCTGCGCGGCGACGTGGTGGCCGGGGTGACGGTCGCGGCATACCTGGTGCCGCAGGTCATGGCCTATGCGACGGTGGCCGGTCTGCCGCCGGTCGCGGGGTTGTGGGCGTCGTTGGTGCCGATGGCCGTCTACGCGGTGCTGGGCTCGTCGCGTCAGCTGTCGGTCGGGCCCGAGTCCACGACCGCGTTGATGACCGCGACGGCGTTGGCACCTCTGGTGGTCGGCGATTCCGCGCGATACGCCGCGTTGTCGGCGGTACTGGCGCTGCTCGTGGGCGTGATCTGTGTGGTGGCCGGGCTGTGCCGGCTCGGCTTCCTGGCGGACCTGCTGTCGCGGCCGGTGCTGATCGGCTACATGACCGGGGTGGCCGTCATCATGATCAGCGGTCAGCTCGGCAAGGTCACCGGGGTTCCGGTCGACGGTGACGAGTTCGTCGACCAGATCCGGTCGTTCATCGCGGGGATCGCTCATGTCCACTGGCCCACTGTCGCGTTGTCGACGGTCGTGCTGGCAGTGCTGCTCGTGCTCTACCGGATGTCGCCCCGGTTTCCCGGTCCGCTGATCGCGGTCCTCGCGGCGACGGCGGTGGTGTCGTGGTTCTCGCTGGAGGCCGCGGGAATTCGAGTTGTCGGAGGTATCCCGGCGGGCCTTCCGAAGGTGAGCATGCCTGCGGTCACGGCATCGGAACTCGTTGGGTTGTTGATACCCGCGGTCGGCATCGCGATCGTCGCGTTCTCCGACAATGCGCTTACCGGCCGAACCTTCGCGGCCCGCAAGGGTGAGACGATCGACGCCAACGCCGAACTGCGCGCGTTGGGCATCTGCAACATGACAACCGGTGTCACCCAGGGGTTTCCGGTGAGCTCGAGCGGTAGCCGTACCGCGCTCGGCGACATCCTGGGCAGCCGCACACAGCTGTATTCGCTCGTGATGCTCGCGACCGTGGTCGCCGTGATGCTCGTGGGCCGCGGCCTGCTGGAACATTTCCCGATGGCTGCGCTCGGTGCGCTCGTGGTCTATGCGGCGCTGCGGTTGATCGACATCGCGGAGTTCCGGCGGCTGGCCCGATTCCGGCACAGCGAGCTGATCCTGGCGGTGGCCACCACGGTCGCCGTGTTGGGACTCGGCGTGTTGTACGGCGTGCTGGTCGCGATCGGCTTGTCGCTGTTGGACACGTTGCGCCGGATCGCGCGGCCGCACGACAGCGTGCTGGGCTACGTCCCCGGAGTGGCGGGCATGCATGACGTCGACGACTATCCCGAGGCCAAATCTGTGCCGGGTCTGGTGGTGTACCGCTACGACGCGCCGCTCTTCTTCGCCAATGCCGAGAACTTCCGGGAGCGCGCGATGGCCGCTGTCGAGGAGGCCGAAGATCCGGTCGAGTGGTTCGTGCTCAACGCCGAGGCGCAGGTCGACCCGGATCTCACGGCGGTCGACGCCATGGAGCAGCTGCGCAGAGACCTCACGGATCGCGGCATCGTGTTCGCGATGGCCCGGGTCAAGTCCGACCTGCGCGATGACCTGGTGGCAGCGGGCTTCCTCGACCGCGTGGGCACCGACCGGATCTTCCCGACGCTACCGACCGCGGTCGAGGCGTTCCGCAACCGTTCGGGTCAATAGAGCGGCGAGGATCAGTGCATGTGGCTGCCACCGTTGACGTCGACGGTGGTTCCGGTCAGGTAGCTGGCGTCCTGGCTGGACAGGAACGTGATCACGGCGGCCACCTCGTCGGTGGTCGCGGTGCGGCCCACCGGGATGTCGGCGGCGAGCTTGGCTTCCTGCTCATCGGTGGAGCCGACGCGGATGTTGGTGTCGACCGCGCCAGGGGTGACGGCGTTGACCGTCACGCCGGTGTCGGCGATTTCGCGGGCCAGCGACTTGGTGAAGCCCAGGATCGCGGCCTTGGCCGAGGAGTAGGGCACCTTGCCGAAGACGCCGCCGCCGCGCTGCGCGGACACCGAGCTCATGTTGACGATGCGGCCCCATCCGGCCTCGATCATGTCCGGCAGGAAAGCCTTTGTGACCAAATAGGTTCCGGTGGCGTTGACGGCCATGACCTTGTTCCACAGATCCAGGCTGGTCTCCAGGAACGGCACGGGGGACGTGATTCCTGCGATGTTGGCCAACGCGCCGACGGTTGGTAGGTTGCCCGCGGCGACCTCGGCCGTGACGGCGGCGTGTGCGGCGGTGACCGACTCCTCGGAGGTCACGTCGACGGCGTGGCCGAACGCGGGAACCGCGAACTGGTTGCCGATCTCGGCGGCCACCTTGGCAGACTTCTCGCCGTCGAGGTCGAGGATCACCACGGCCCAGCCCTCGCGGGCGTAGCGCTCGGCAACGGCGACGCCGATGCCCTTGTCGGAGGTGGCGCCGGTGATGACGGCGGTGCGGGTGACGGACATGGAAGGGGTTCCTTTCAGATCAGAGCCGAGATGAGGTTTCCGGCCGCCGCGGCGGCAGCAGGACGTTCGTCGTGGGTGACGTCGCGGGTTTCGAGTTCCAGCGCGAAGTGCCCGAAGTAGCCGGCGTCGGCGAGACGCTTGAGACCGCTTGCGAAGTCGACCTGGCCGTTGCCGACCGACAGGTTGATGTTGCCGGGCACGGCGTCGCGGATGTGGACGTGGCGGATGCGCGGCCCGAACCGGTCCACGAAGTCGATCGGGTCGCCACCGGAGGCCACGATGTGGCTGAAATCCAGTACGATGCCGACGTTTTCGTCGAGCCGGTCGGTGAGCTGCTGCGCGCGTTCGATGTTGAAGCACAGCCGGAAGAAGTGCAGCGACTCGGTCCACAGCGCAACCCCGCGGTCGGTGGCCACCTGCGCGGCCGCCGCGAGTTCGCCTGCCACGGTTGCCAGATCCTCGTCGAGGGAGGCAACCGGCTCGTGTTCGAGCGCCCCGCAGGGCAGTACCAAGGCTTCGGCGCCGGTGGCGGCCGTCAGCTCGACCAGCATCGCGAGGTGGCGATCGCGAGCGGCGCGGCCCGCGGCGTCCAGCGCGACGTTGAGGTCGCCGATGTCGCCGTTGATCGAACGGACCCGGACACCGGAGGCCGCCACGGTTGCCGACACATCACGGACGGCGTTCTCGTCGAGGACGAACGGCACGTGGTCGCATACGCCCGGCAGCGCGCCGAGATCGATCTCCGTGAAGCCCAGCCCGGTGATGGTGTCGAGGGCCTCGGCCAGGGGCTGGTGGCGAAAGCTGATCGTCGAACAGCCCAGCCGGGTGTGGAACGAATCTGGCATGCGGCACTGCTTTCTTCCGGGCCTCACGGCGTTGTGACCGCGCCCACATTACTTTAGTCGACTGTTAACAGTCAACGGGTGGCAGTCGAAATGTGTTGACTGTTGACAGTAAGCTGTGTGCAGGCTCACACTAGGTCACGTACCGCACTGTTGACCGTCAACAGTGCAGGGAATTCCCAGGTAGAACCCGATACTGACCGGGATTTGAAAGGATGAACCCATGAGCGACGACGCTCTGAACATGCGGGGCCCCGTACTCGGCACGAAGGATGCCAAGCGGGTCGCGGTCGGCTCCGCCGTCGGCGCGGTGATCGAGACCTATGACTTCATCGGTTTCGGGACCGCGGCAGCGCTGTACTTCGGCACCGCGTTCTTCCCGAACTCCAGCCCGGTCGCCGGCACCCTGGCCGCGTTCGCGACGCTCGGCGTCGGCTTCGCGGCCAGGCCGCTGGGCGGCATCATCGGTGGACACCTCGGCGACAAGGTCGGGCGCAAGCCGGTGCTGGTGGCCTCACTGATCGTCATGGGTCTGGCCACGTTCGCGATCGGCCTGCTGCCCACCTATGCCGCGGTCGGCGTGCTCGCGCCTGTCCTGCTGGTGACCGTCCGGATTATCCAGGGCTTGGCCTTCGGTGCCGAGTGGGGCGGTGCCATCCTCATGAGTTACGAGCATGCCCCGTGGAAGCGCAAAGGCGCCTTCACCGGAATCGTGCAGGCGGGCTTCCCGGTCGGGCTGCTGCTGGCCAACCTGGTTTTCCTGGTCAGCGTGCACCTCGGTGGTGACTGGGCCTGGCGCGTGCCGTTCCTGGCCAGCATCTTTCTGGTGATCGTCGGCCTGATCATCCGGGCCAAGGTGCCCGAGTCGCCGGTGTTCGAAGACGTCAAGGACGAGGGCAACATCGTCAAGGCGCCGATCGTCGAGGTGGTCAAGAAGGACTGGCGAAACATCTTGCGCGGCATCGGCCTTCGCATCGCCGAAACCGCAGGCTACGCCGTGTCGATCACCTACATGATCTCCTACCTCAAGAGCGCCGAGCTCGCCACCGCCACCGAAACTCTTGTGGCACTGTGCATCGCGGCCGCTCTCGGTATCTTCGCGACGATGGCCTGGGCCCGGTTGACCGACCGGGTGGGCCGGCGCCCGGTGTACGTCTGGGTGTGCGCGTTCGGCATCCCGTTCGGTGTGCTGATGTTCCTGCTCGTGAACACGGGACTGTTCGTGCTCATCATCGCGACGTTCGTCGTCGCGTACGGCGTGTCCCAGAACGCGCTCGCGGGTGCCCAGGGCGCCTGGTTCCCCGAACTGTTCACGGCCAACACGCGAGCCTCGGGAGCGTCACTGGCGTACCAGATCTCGGCCATGGTTTCAGGCTTCACGCCCTTCATCACCACGCTGCTGTTCGAGTGGATGGGTTGGATGGGCCCGGCCCTGCTGTTCTCCACGTACGCCGCGATCGGGCTGTGGGCTGCCTTGGTGACCCGCGAGACCTGGGGCCCTGCCGAACGCAAGGCCGCTGACAAGGCCGCCGCCGACCACGCCCTGGCCGCCTGATGCGCGCGGCGAAGGTCCGTGACGCCGCCTACCGGATGCGTCACCACGTACTCAACATGGGCGAGGCTCAGGGGCAGGGCTACGTCGGGCAGGCCCTCGGTGCGGCCGACATGCTCGCCGTCGTCTATGCCGACCAGCTGCGCTACCGCGCCGACGATCCGCATTGGGCGGGGCGCGACCGGTTCCTGCTGTCCACGGGGCACTACGCGATCGGGCTGTATGCGGCGCTCGCCGAGGCCGGCATCATCGACGCTGCCGAACTCGACACCTACGGATCCGACGAATCCCGGCTGCCGATGTCCGGAATGGCCAGTTACACACCGGGTATGGAGATCTCGGGCGGATCGCTCGGGCACGGGCTCACGGTGGCGGTCGGCATGGCACTGGGCTTGCGCCACCAGGGCAACGATGCGCGCGTGATCAACTTCCTGTCCGACGGCGAACTCGACGAGGGCTCCACCTGGGAGGCCGCCATGGGTGCCTCGCATCACCGGTTGAGCAACCTGACCGCGATGGTCGACATCAACGCGCTGCAGGCTGACGGGCCCACCGCCGGGGTGCTGCGTACCGAACCCGTGCCCGACAAGTGGGCGGCGTGCGGATGGCACGTCCAGCGGGTCGACGGCAACGACGTCGACGAGCTGTTGGGTGCTTTCGATTCCGTGAGTACCGAACAGCCATCAGTCATCTTGTGCGACACCAGGATCGGCAAAGGCGTGCCACTGCTGGAGACCCGCGAGAAGGCGC
Proteins encoded:
- a CDS encoding SulP family inorganic anion transporter, which produces MSDRRAPQTWAPGLTQLLAYQRSWLRGDVVAGVTVAAYLVPQVMAYATVAGLPPVAGLWASLVPMAVYAVLGSSRQLSVGPESTTALMTATALAPLVVGDSARYAALSAVLALLVGVICVVAGLCRLGFLADLLSRPVLIGYMTGVAVIMISGQLGKVTGVPVDGDEFVDQIRSFIAGIAHVHWPTVALSTVVLAVLLVLYRMSPRFPGPLIAVLAATAVVSWFSLEAAGIRVVGGIPAGLPKVSMPAVTASELVGLLIPAVGIAIVAFSDNALTGRTFAARKGETIDANAELRALGICNMTTGVTQGFPVSSSGSRTALGDILGSRTQLYSLVMLATVVAVMLVGRGLLEHFPMAALGALVVYAALRLIDIAEFRRLARFRHSELILAVATTVAVLGLGVLYGVLVAIGLSLLDTLRRIARPHDSVLGYVPGVAGMHDVDDYPEAKSVPGLVVYRYDAPLFFANAENFRERAMAAVEEAEDPVEWFVLNAEAQVDPDLTAVDAMEQLRRDLTDRGIVFAMARVKSDLRDDLVAAGFLDRVGTDRIFPTLPTAVEAFRNRSGQ
- a CDS encoding SDR family NAD(P)-dependent oxidoreductase; this translates as MSVTRTAVITGATSDKGIGVAVAERYAREGWAVVILDLDGEKSAKVAAEIGNQFAVPAFGHAVDVTSEESVTAAHAAVTAEVAAGNLPTVGALANIAGITSPVPFLETSLDLWNKVMAVNATGTYLVTKAFLPDMIEAGWGRIVNMSSVSAQRGGGVFGKVPYSSAKAAILGFTKSLAREIADTGVTVNAVTPGAVDTNIRVGSTDEQEAKLAADIPVGRTATTDEVAAVITFLSSQDASYLTGTTVDVNGGSHMH
- a CDS encoding sugar phosphate isomerase/epimerase family protein, which encodes MPDSFHTRLGCSTISFRHQPLAEALDTITGLGFTEIDLGALPGVCDHVPFVLDENAVRDVSATVAASGVRVRSINGDIGDLNVALDAAGRAARDRHLAMLVELTAATGAEALVLPCGALEHEPVASLDEDLATVAGELAAAAQVATDRGVALWTESLHFFRLCFNIERAQQLTDRLDENVGIVLDFSHIVASGGDPIDFVDRFGPRIRHVHIRDAVPGNINLSVGNGQVDFASGLKRLADAGYFGHFALELETRDVTHDERPAAAAAAGNLISALI
- a CDS encoding MFS transporter — protein: MSDDALNMRGPVLGTKDAKRVAVGSAVGAVIETYDFIGFGTAAALYFGTAFFPNSSPVAGTLAAFATLGVGFAARPLGGIIGGHLGDKVGRKPVLVASLIVMGLATFAIGLLPTYAAVGVLAPVLLVTVRIIQGLAFGAEWGGAILMSYEHAPWKRKGAFTGIVQAGFPVGLLLANLVFLVSVHLGGDWAWRVPFLASIFLVIVGLIIRAKVPESPVFEDVKDEGNIVKAPIVEVVKKDWRNILRGIGLRIAETAGYAVSITYMISYLKSAELATATETLVALCIAAALGIFATMAWARLTDRVGRRPVYVWVCAFGIPFGVLMFLLVNTGLFVLIIATFVVAYGVSQNALAGAQGAWFPELFTANTRASGASLAYQISAMVSGFTPFITTLLFEWMGWMGPALLFSTYAAIGLWAALVTRETWGPAERKAADKAAADHALAA
- a CDS encoding transketolase, with translation MRAAKVRDAAYRMRHHVLNMGEAQGQGYVGQALGAADMLAVVYADQLRYRADDPHWAGRDRFLLSTGHYAIGLYAALAEAGIIDAAELDTYGSDESRLPMSGMASYTPGMEISGGSLGHGLTVAVGMALGLRHQGNDARVINFLSDGELDEGSTWEAAMGASHHRLSNLTAMVDINALQADGPTAGVLRTEPVPDKWAACGWHVQRVDGNDVDELLGAFDSVSTEQPSVILCDTRIGKGVPLLETREKAHFMRIDADEWQICRDQLTDGASA